The following coding sequences lie in one Leishmania panamensis strain MHOM/PA/94/PSC-1 chromosome 19 sequence genomic window:
- a CDS encoding hypothetical protein (TriTrypDB/GeneDB-style sysID: LpmP.19.0820), with amino-acid sequence MSSSSSAPQREQLQQQVPWTFSAYHTVVLTEFVSALQAEVRRQQDAYDHAVEMLNASVDTGPTSDMLELGIPLHATHEEQVQVLQDMYALATLDTRALVALGPYRLLYTLKANMTRIEDERRAGAVAAGNGTGGRKMRLDRPPFVLKSETSIGTTALECNEDSPTPKHHVVPPLSVRIKAERIDNDMYEGVAQQQQFLSEHSPLASLSLSLTTATPALMPAKEERHSTKGATVSSVGGAGAGGLGGGCPPSWVTLKKEAAQPPPSNDTYNGAYFVPCPTPTGAPLARYVSLSARSLSTNNSTQSPSAPLPTLVAPVSSWSKVMSSTNGKKRPAALSSQVPKRCRSVTTSQANAVAADKELFLSQAQRPKVACMQNRVRLLHRPHSPSSPSKETREGDRAVQLWWRVWPNFAPMWLPDVRKSEQQQRTTTAPPSIPHECVRPTPAMVAALIRVAEQNYERDCERCAAKQAYLTTMLDTPESLRVSGVALGTADAKNAGQATLETSLVLPDPQALRQLQDELASAQAKLNSAYAERLALLRELKAALQDESVVCVDGATVSEAGETKHAAPSPVSRAQHRAASPSGGLKRSQRSSSTHYATRASTAIDVEARNADRRGEGEAVSDISTKSAAAGVAALELLHSALADPTSLLQKAYKARDSLAFCSSEVASSARTRGPRSQAASEETWDLPNGIIGINLPSLEHDRNAPDLMEYLWPEDLDALIRHELRGVVSAKSHNPEARSVHVVLSAVQVRQLEEAACAVSTGDSASQLQVVVLPMVAGSLMAHPKFVESGWLYVHGRGETIGAEVELN; translated from the coding sequence ATGTCCTCGTCATCCAGTGCGCCGCAacgggagcagctgcagcagcaggtgccaTGGACCTTCTCCGCATATCACACTGTGGTGCTCACAGAGTTTGTGAGCGCCCTCCAAGCTGAAGTGCGTCGCCAGCAAGACGCCTACGACCACGCGGTAGAAATGCTTAACGCAAGCGTGGACACGGGCCCAACCAGTGACATGCTAGAGCTTGGCATTCCTCTGCACGCCACACATGAAGAacaggtgcaggtgctgcaggataTGTATGCGCTGGCCACGCTGGATACCAGGGCGCTTGTCGCGCTGGGGCCTTACCGACTGCTGTACACGCTAAAGGCAAACATGACACGTATCGAAGACGAGCGTCGAGCGGGCGCTGTAGCAGCGGGGAACGGCACTGGTGGAAGGAAGATGCGCCTCGACAGGCCCCCATTCGTGCTCAAGTCGGAGACGAGCATCGGCACAACAGCCCTGGAGTGCAATGAGGATAGTCCGACACCAAAGCACCATgttgtgccgccgctgtcggtaAGAATCAAAGCGGAGCGCATCGACAACGACATGTATGAGGGagtagcgcagcagcagcagttcctCAGTGAGCAttctcctctcgcttccctATCCCTGTCCCTCACTACTGCGACGCCAGCGCTGATGCCAGCCAAGGAGGAGCGCCATAGCACTAAAGGTGCCACGGTGAGCTCTgtgggcggcgctggtgcaggcgGCTTGGGTGGTGGCTGCCCTCCCTCATGGGTGACGCTGAAAAAGGAAGCggcacagccaccaccgtcgaATGACACCTACAACGGCGCCTACTTCGTCCCCTGTCCCACTCCGACCGGCGCGCCACTCGCCCGCTATGTGTCCTTGTCGGCTCGTTCACTCTCCACCAACAACTCAACACAATCACCCTCCGCACCACTGCCCACGCTTGTCGCGCCTGTGAGCTCTTGGTCCAAAGTGATGAGCAGTACGAATGGGAAGAAGCGTCCAGCAGCGTTGTCGTCGCAGGTACCCAAGCGCTGTCGCTCAGTGACCACGTCGCAGGCAAACGCTGTTGCCGCGGACAAGGAGTTATTTCTTTCGCAAGCGCAGCGGCCGAAAGTCGCCTGTATGCAGAACCGCGTGCGTCTCCTCCATCGGCCACactcaccctcttccccttcgaAGGAGACGCGGGAGGGGGACCGCGCAGTGCAGTTGTGGTGGCGTGTGTGGCCCAATTTCGCACCGATGTGGTTACCAGACGTGAGAAAAagtgagcagcaacagcgcaccacaacagcaccgccttccATTCCACACGAGTGCGTTCGGCCGACTCCTGCCATGGTCGCGGCGCTGATCCGCGTTGCTGAGCAAAACTACGAGCGGGATTGTGAGCGCTGCGCGGCAAAGCAGGCGTATCTCACAACGATGCTAGACACGCCGGAGTCTCTGAGGGTGAGTGGTGTGGCACTGGGCACGGCTGACGCAAAGAATGCCGGGCAAGCGACTCTCGAAACATCGCTAGTATTGCCTGATCCACAAGCGCTGCGTCAACTCCAAGACGAGCTGGCGAGCGCGCAGGCGAAGCTTAACAGTGCGTACGCCGAGCGGCTGGCGCTTCTCCGAGAGCTgaaagcagcgctgcaggatGAATCCGTAGTGTGTGTCGATGGGGCCACAGTGTCTGAGGCTGGTGAGACGAAGCATGCTGCTCCTTCCCCAGTGTcgcgcgcgcagcaccgcgctgcatcgccatcGGGCGGCCTAAAGAGGAGCCAGCGGTCTAGCTCGACTCACTATGCGACTCGTGCCTCTACCGCTATCGATGTCGAGGCGAGGAATGCTGACCGCagaggcgagggggaggcggtgtcCGATATATCCACGAAGAGCGCAGCGGCTGGCGTAGCCGCTCTGGAACTGCTTCACTCCGCTCTTGCAGACCCCACATCGCTGCTGCAAAAAGCCTACAAGGCGCGCGACTCCCTCGCGTTCTGTTCCAGCGAAGTGGCCTCCTCGGCAAGGACACGCGGGCCCCGCTCGCAGGCCGCGTCCGAGGAAACCTGGGACCTGCCAAACGGCATCATCGGCATCAACTTGCCGTCCTTGGAGCACGACCGCAACGCGCCAGACCTGATGGAGTACCTTTGGCCAGAGGACTTGGATGCTCTCATCCGGCATGAGCTGCGTGGCGTCGTTAGTGCCAAGAGTCACAACCCCGAAGCGCGCAGTGTTCACGTGGTACTGTCAGCGGtgcaggtgcggcagctCGAGGAAGCGGCGTGTGCCGTGTCCACTGGGGACTCCGCTTCTCAACTACaagtggtggtgctgccgatgGTGGCTGGCAGCCTCATGGCGCACCCCAAATTTGTCGAAAGCGGCTGGCTCTACGTGCACGGGCGTGGCGAAACAATTGGTGCTGAAGTCGAACTCAACTGA
- a CDS encoding hypothetical protein (TriTrypDB/GeneDB-style sysID: LpmP.19.0800) — MDVLLHVVQTTSASPPSAPSLCDDRSQHTNLDAPVVLSANGSHTSFTVESLRLSRTEARLGSSVSAQWHVALCSPAEDESIHGCDGDPHAFFSAALSRCPPAAPLSPVPSSTVHISAVSVDITDLRGRRSPGGHATTATVDVLREKLHYLCAAFVRAGVGGADAPPVAYAETAFFFGSRLGTRKDALYLTALHRLLVEALLIVKDRALLPPSLPPLDVDVSLVDYDEVWGAGDVLAAEVAQPSAHGTHVQRSRVTWMPLAKLLEYVPRPQNAMTGTSTTLPWTTSLTETNSKSQTSATQLAQLVRQRLQGWFDRIDSATSEFPSAPVSPSPPAAADRLRHLERNTLLFTLRLRRCTSSSTPALQARVSAAYFTLVLLPECGATLLHGEAGAAVAAMCMSSRRAGAALWREFEALSAFMRSLPQSSHCRSDDKQKRSSYKKHDRTTAATVQAQMHAAALRRSRWLTTIARIHDPLTLLTRAPVTATGEHSSDDLVDCFLNSSTVRSFSWIGCIAAAASHQRATRSTLAFLSRLQPPQRARRDCPASVMERSPEKATGAPLARHLHTHHKNAADDTNERDAPRAQAASSSSATSTPPLPSPRPSANAPRPYFSPRPHGGSATSINSSKKARTAAASYLPLSDEPNTTVDPVAASSRVSHASRGSDNNDVSSEDACQERAPPPAQVEALVASLRVYASVLEEEVRRLRRRLQRYEAAPYDSRGSTGDPPVRSPLQETQGYDSSNISVGFSALHATSPGVCDSLPHLVQVAVDDLRTDARFPLALHVKLNALIQRLSNSYTAAVQVRRNDAADSPAVMQQRNEKREVRDAYVAQLEATVALYEQKLALMDYYVAPTLMQCVDELDQWQQQQQHHRQRMHTALTEVSLGPPHPYPTLLPE, encoded by the coding sequence ATGGATGTGCTCCTCCACGTGGTGCAGACCACTTCGGCCTCACCGCCCTCCGCCCCATCGCTCTGTGACGACCGCAGTCAGCATACGAACCTAGACGCGCCTGTTGTCCTATCGGCAAACGGTAGCCACACAAGTTTCACTGTGGAGAGTCTGCGGCTCTCACGTACAGAAGCGCGACTGGGCAGTAGCGTTTCTGCTCAGTGGCACGTCGCTCTCTGCTCCCCTGCGGAGGACGAGAGCATCCACGGTTGCGACGGTGATCCACACGCATTTTTCTCAGCCGCCCTATCGAGGTGTcccccagcagcaccattGTCACCCGTCCCCTCCAGCACCGTGCACATCTCCGCCGTCTCCGTAGATATTACCGATCTTCGTGGACGGCGGTCACCTGGTGgccacgccaccaccgctaccgTAGACGTGTTGCGGGAAAAGCTGCATTACTTATGTGCAGCGTTCGTCAGGGCAGGCGTCGGCGGTGCGGACGCGCCACCGGTGGCCTACGCCGAAAcggccttttttttcggtaGCCGACTTGGCACGCGCAAAGACGCGCTCTACCTcacggcgctgcatcggCTCCTTGTGGAAGCACTGCTGATCGTGAAAGATCGCGCCTTGCTCCCACCATCACTGCCACCGTTGGATGTGGATGTCTCCCTCGTGGACTACGACGAAGTGTGGGGTGCAGGGGACGTGCTAGCAGCTGAGGTAGCCCAGCCTTCCGCGCAtggcacacacgtgcagcgGAGCCGGGTTACGTGGATGCCACTGGCGAAGTTACTGGAGTATGTGCCTCGGCCTCAAAATGCGATGACTGGCACTTCCACCACCCTACCATGGACCACCTCTCTGACCGAGACGAACAGTAAGAGTCAGACGAGTGCCACTCAGTTGGCTCAGCTTGTGCGACAACGGCTGCAGGGGTGGTTTGACCGCATCGACAGCGCCACGTCGGAATTTCCCTCTGCGCCAGTGTCCCCGTCAccgcctgccgcggcggaTCGGCTTCGCCATTTAGAGAGGAACACTCTTCTCTTCACattgcggctgcggcgctgcaccagctcatCGACGCCGGCCTTGCAAGCGCGCGTCAGCGCGGCGTACTTTACACTCGTACTGCTCCCCGAGTGTGGGGCCACCCTGCTTCATGGAGaagctggcgccgctgtcgctgcgatGTGTATGTCGTCGCGTCGGGCGGGTGCCGCACTCTGGCGCGAGTTCGAAGCGCTCTCAGCCTTCATGCGGTCTCTGCCGCAGAGCAGTCATTGTCGCAGTGATGAtaaacagaagagaagcagctaCAAGAAACACGAccgcaccactgcagcaacTGTGCAAGCACAAATGCATGCCGCTGCCCTTCGGCGCAGTCGGTGGCTGACCACCATCGCCCGCATCCATGATCCTCTGACCCTGCTGACGAGAGCGCCAGTCACAGCTACAGGCGAGCACAGCTCTGACGATCTTGTGGATTGTTTTCTGAACAGTTCCACTGTACGCTCGTTTTCGTGGATCGGGTGtatcgccgctgctgctagcCATCAGCGCGCAACGCGCTCGActctcgcctttctctctcgtctccaGCCACCGCAGAGGGCACGGCGCGACTGTCCAGCATCCGTAATGGAGCGCTCGCCTGAGAAAGCAACGGGCGCTCCATTGGCCAGGCACCTTCACACACATCACAAGAACGCCGCGGATGACACCAACGAAAGAGATGCGCCAAGAGCCCAAGCAGCATCGAGCAGCTCAGCTACCTCCACGCCaccgctcccctctcccagACCGTCTGCAAATGCTCCGCGACCGtacttctctcctcgcccccATGGTGGCAGCGCAACGAGCATCAACAGTTCCAAAAAGGCAAGGACGGCGGCTGCATCTTACCTGCCGCTCAGCGACGAGCCCAACACTACTGTGGATCCTGTCGCTGCTTCTTCGCGAGTCAGTCACGCTAGTCGCGGATCCGATAACAACGATGTTTCGTCCGAAGATGCCTGTCAGGagcgagcaccgccgccagctcaAGTTGAGGCGCTGGTCGCTTCCctgcgtgtgtacgcgtcggtgctggaggaagaggtgcggAGGCTGCGTCGCCGGCTCCAACGATATGAAGCAGCACCCTACgacagcagaggcagcactgGCGATCCGCCCGTCCGTTCGCCGCTCCAAGAGACACAGGGATACGACTCTTCTAATATCTCGGTCGGTTTCTCAGCCCTCCACGCCACTTCTCCAGGTGTCTGCGACTCCCTTCCCCACTTGGTTCAAGTTGCCGTCGACGACCTTCGCACGGATGCGCGGTTCCCGCTGGCGCTCCATGTAAAGCTCAATGCTCTGATACAACGGCTATCGAACTCATACACAGCAGCCGTTCAGGTGCGTCGAAACGACGCTGCTGACTCACCTGccgtgatgcagcagcgaaatgaaaagagagaggtcaGGGATGCGTATGTCGCGCAGCTCGAGGCCACAGTAGCCCTGTATGAGCAAAAGCTGGCGCTCATGGATTACTACGTGGCACCAACGCTGATGCAGTGCGTCGATGAATTGGatcagtggcagcagcagcagcagcaccatcggCAACGCATGCACACCGCTCTCACAGAGGTAAGCCTAGGTCCCCCACACCCGTATCCCACACTACTGCCGGAGTGA
- a CDS encoding hypothetical protein (TriTrypDB/GeneDB-style sysID: LpmP.19.0810), protein MSQFGTERSSAQPVPPIDSFVEVLPVAPQVERRRGILRFYGVTDFAEGEWAGVELVGCEGRNNGAVKGISYFKCAPGQGLFVRPNLVVSYATEIPALTLAAAVTADSAKMEVLEEELRVARREAVEREKLKDSLEESLHSLQAELEQLRAAASQAAAKVGTNNTEDNAAATAMEDDDDDLVAQVELEEVRLELQRQLKICEAELKATKQSASEAAAACAAAEKREKEAENARKLSEAAQAALQSRNVELEMELARVQAELSSAAAQPSQSAQESSEVAAAASAACPDLQTALRVKDTELLQPYAAPGAACHTHERLREAKVQEQERVEAAYASEIARLQTDMAAMKTEKEELQELCQLLEEELKEQKAQSDALTHLVEELGAAKAEAEAAVERARQSATQEKLRLARELEEARVCEVRAMAAVALAGEGVVGHPSTSSTTSEANPSLEMALLQCRDELDEARTRILQLRSTQQVVQELQLRCDELTEAMRVQRAAAQKSDNVARATLAAAQQQHAQQVAQLRDACEAAQREAASLATQLNLAAAAQGANSGHSTVAAALSGTPLDAFREARYEARIRSLEQLLLECHAARMSSALWDVSAPHTRAWRGFEVPLASLKESVGRLLDFSTREACVTSTKALFQTPTALH, encoded by the coding sequence ATGTCTCAGTTCGGCACTGAGCGTTCCTCCGCACAGCCTGTGCCACCCATCGACTCCTTTGTGGAGGTGCTTCCAGTAGCGCCGCAGGTGGAGCGGCGCCGTGGGATTCTGCGCTTCTACGGTGTTACTGATTTCGCCGAGGGTGAGTGGGCCGGCGTCGAACTCGTCGGTTGTGAGGGCCGTAACAACGGTGCAGTGAAGGGGATCTCCTACTTCAAGTGCGCGCCCGGCCAAGGCCTCTTTGTACGACCCAACCTTGTTGTTTCGTATGCCACAGAGATCCCTGCGCTGACTTTGGCTGCCGCAGTGACAGCTGACTCAGCAAagatggaggtgctggaagaggagctgcgtgTTGCGCGCCGCGAGGCAGTGGAGCGGGAGAAACTAAAGGACAGTCTTGAAGAGTCACTGCACAGCCTCCAGGCAGAGCTCGAGCAGCTgagagctgcagcatcgcAAGCAGCTGCCAAGGTGGGCACCAACAATACCGAGGATAacgcggcggcaacggccaTGgaagatgacgacgacgatctCGTGGCGCAAGTGGAACTGGAGGAAGTGCGACTAGAGCTGCAACGCCAGCTGAAGATCtgcgaggcggagctgaaAGCCACGAAGCAGTCAGCaagcgaagcagcggctgcctGTGCTGCGGCCGAAaagcgggagaaggaggcagagaacgCCCGGAAGCTCAGCGAAGCGGCTCAAGCAGCGTTGCAGTCTCGCAACGTCGAGCTTGAGATGGAACTGGCCCGTGTGCAAGCAGAGCTaagctcagcagcggctcagCCGAGTCAATCAGCTCAGGAGTCCTCCGAGgttgcggcagcagcctccgccgcctgccCGGATCTGCAGACTGCGTTGCGGGTCAAGGACACTGAACTGCTGCAGCCCTACGCTGCTCCTGGAGCAGCATGTCACACCCACGAGCGGCTCCGAGAAGCGAAGGTACAGGAACAGGAGCGAGTCGAGGCGGCTTATGCGAGTGAGATTGCACGCCTGCAAACCGATATGGCTGCCAtgaagacagagaaggaagagctgcaggagctgtgCCAACTGCTGGAAGAAGAACTGAAGGAACAGAAGGCGCAGTCTGATGCACTCACGCACTTGGTGGAGGAGCTAGGTGCCGCCAAAGCCGAGGCAGAGGCTGCCGTCGAGAGAGCACGGCAATCGGCTACGCAGGAAAAGCTCCGCCTGGCTCGCGAACTGGAAGaggcgcgtgtctgtgaaGTGCGGGCCATGGCGGCAGTCGCACTCGCTGGGGAAGGGGTCGTGGGCCATCCAAGCACTAGCAGTACCACCTCAGAAGCAAATCCTTCTCTCGAAATGGCCCTCCTGCAGTGTCGGGATGAGCTAGACGAGGCACGTACGCGcatcctgcagctccgcagtACCCAGCAGGTGGTccaggagctgcagctccgctgcgACGAGCTGACAGAGGCGATGCGGGTGCAACGCGCCGCGGCACAGAAATCGGACAACGTTGCTCGAGCGACACtcgcggcagcgcagcagcagcacgcgcagcaggtggcgcagctgcgtgatgCCTGTGAGGCGGCACAGCGTGAGGCGGCATCGCTCGCTACCCAGCTCAAtctcgcagcagctgcacagggAGCGAACAGCGGCCACTCCACCGTGGCCGCGGCACTCTCTGGGACCCCTCTGGACGCTTTCCGCGAGGCCCGCTACGAAGCACGCATCCGCTCACTGGAGCAGCTGTTGCTCGAGTGCCACGCAGCACGCATGTCGTCGGCGCTATGGGACGTGTCTGCCCCTCACACACGAGCGTGGCGCGGTTTCGAGGTGCCGCTAGCATCTCTGAAGGAGTCAGTTGGAAGGCTCCTGGACTTCAGTACCCGTGAGGCGTGCGTCACATCTACTAAAGCGCTCTTTCAGACACCAACTGCGCTGCACTAG